GCGAGTATGAGGAGTTTGGAAGAATTATAAAAATTCAGAATAAACCTATAGAAAATATAGGCAAGGGAAAAATAGTAGTAGTTACAGGAGGGACATCAGATATACCTGTAGCTGAAGAAGCTTATCATACAGCGAAGTTTTTAGGAAATGATGTTGAAAGACTTTATGATGTTGGAGTGGCTGGAATCCATAGGCTTTTAAATAATAGAGATGTTTTAATGAATGCTAGAGTTATAGTTGCAGTAGCTGGAATGGAGGGAGCTCTTCCTAGTGTTGTAGGAGGACTTGTAGATGTTCCTGTAATAGCAGTTCCAACATCTGTAGGATACGGTGCTAATTTTAATGGATTATCAGCACTTCTCACTATGTTAAATAGTTGTGCTTCTGGGATATCTGTTGTAAATATAGATAATGGATTCGGAGCTGGATATCTTTCTAGTATGATAAATAAACTATAACTTTTAAAGGAGAAGACAAAATGGAAAAAATACTTTACTTTGATTGTATATGTGGTGTTTCTGGAGATATGACTCTTGGCGCACTTTTGGATTTAGGTCTTAATAAAGATAAATTCTTAACTGAGATTAACAAGCTTAATATGAATGATGAGTTTGAAATTGTTATAAAA
The window above is part of the Tepidibacter aestuarii genome. Proteins encoded here:
- the larB gene encoding nickel pincer cofactor biosynthesis protein LarB — its product is MDINNLKNLLLDIKDGKVDVDSALEDLKTLPFEDLGYAKVDHHRSIRNGYPEVIYCEGKTDEHIIGIVEKMYEKKSNILGTRAKKETYEKLKEIYPNCEYEEFGRIIKIQNKPIENIGKGKIVVVTGGTSDIPVAEEAYHTAKFLGNDVERLYDVGVAGIHRLLNNRDVLMNARVIVAVAGMEGALPSVVGGLVDVPVIAVPTSVGYGANFNGLSALLTMLNSCASGISVVNIDNGFGAGYLSSMINKL